The following proteins come from a genomic window of Pleurocapsa minor HA4230-MV1:
- a CDS encoding fused MFS/spermidine synthase: MSIARTTRTDSLKIGATPFLFALYFISGFTALLYQVAWQRMLGLFSGSDVRSVTIIVASYLLGLGLGNLLGGSVSDRLTNQKCVMVYGSCNLAIAAFALASRFIFYDLLFLRLQYLAQSLPVTLGIVFFSLLIPTVLMGISLPMLSKAVNRSAEGAASLIGWLYGFNTLGSGLGTLVSGWYIVGTLGYDKTVYLGALFSFTVGVSALILAARFSPSNFLEHKSEVATAPLANKTQSLQSWYLLVFLSGFTAISWEIIWFRVLDIALQSNAYTYGHLLAFVLISSALGSMIGAKAVAYIRQPKKVFLIIQGIISLYSAIAIWGIGLYWQAHPGLRSDAGFINLDNLGAEVLFKYLVIPGVITIVPSLLMGFYFPLVQQAVQQNYGELGKRVGFIYLASILGNTLGSLLTGLVLIDILGTAGSIRLLVIIGICFLLSIRDNLLKNLLITTLIMLAVATTVVFPNNKRLWAALHTVDPQAYFQVVEDSTSVAAIAETNGTGKLFASGQVQANFPYLHIHGLLGSTPALLHPNPEKIMIIGLGSGGTPHTVGVNPLTKKIKIIELLGAELPVLQQYAQRPAGKALKHLFQDPRYEIIVGDGRRELTMSQEKFDIIEADAIQPWRSRAGMLYSQEFFQEVEAHLKPGGFFVQWDVGAGAQQTMQSVFPYVVKVGMAGNLWILIGSDTPVAFDKNLLLQRLAQPQVIGFLKQAQIDPVKVRQDVRQAYVRQFAPQENKPQPYNTDLFPRGEYYLNR; the protein is encoded by the coding sequence TTAGGGAATTTGTTAGGAGGTTCTGTTAGCGATCGCCTGACTAACCAAAAATGCGTCATGGTATATGGCTCTTGCAACTTGGCAATTGCTGCTTTTGCTTTGGCTAGCCGATTTATTTTTTACGATTTGCTCTTTCTGCGTCTGCAATATCTGGCTCAATCTTTACCCGTAACTTTGGGCATTGTGTTTTTCAGTCTATTAATTCCCACTGTCTTGATGGGAATTTCTTTGCCTATGCTTTCTAAAGCAGTTAATCGGAGTGCTGAGGGGGCTGCCTCTTTAATTGGTTGGTTGTATGGCTTTAATACTCTTGGTTCTGGCTTGGGAACGTTGGTTTCTGGCTGGTATATTGTCGGCACTTTAGGTTATGACAAGACGGTATATTTAGGAGCGCTGTTTAGCTTCACGGTTGGAGTGTCGGCATTAATTTTAGCTGCTCGTTTTTCTCCGAGTAATTTTCTGGAGCATAAGTCAGAGGTTGCCACTGCACCATTAGCCAATAAGACTCAATCTCTTCAATCTTGGTATTTATTAGTATTTTTATCAGGTTTTACGGCAATTTCTTGGGAAATTATTTGGTTTCGGGTCTTAGATATTGCTCTTCAGTCAAATGCTTATACTTATGGTCATTTATTAGCTTTCGTCTTAATTAGTAGTGCGCTCGGCAGCATGATTGGTGCTAAAGCTGTTGCCTATATTCGTCAACCGAAAAAAGTATTTTTAATTATTCAAGGCATAATTTCTCTTTATTCAGCGATCGCCATTTGGGGCATCGGGCTTTACTGGCAAGCTCATCCTGGTTTGCGATCGGATGCAGGATTTATCAATCTGGATAACTTAGGTGCAGAGGTATTATTTAAATATTTAGTTATCCCTGGAGTAATTACCATTGTCCCTAGCCTGTTAATGGGGTTTTATTTCCCTTTGGTACAGCAAGCAGTTCAGCAGAATTATGGTGAACTTGGCAAACGAGTCGGCTTTATTTATCTAGCCAGCATTTTGGGCAATACTTTAGGTAGCTTATTAACAGGCTTAGTCTTAATCGATATATTAGGTACAGCAGGCTCGATTCGACTTTTAGTAATTATTGGTATTTGTTTTTTACTTTCAATTCGCGACAACTTACTCAAAAATCTGCTGATTACCACTTTAATTATGCTTGCCGTGGCGACAACAGTGGTTTTTCCCAACAATAAACGTCTTTGGGCCGCTCTCCATACAGTCGATCCTCAAGCCTATTTTCAGGTAGTCGAAGATTCCACCAGCGTAGCCGCGATCGCCGAAACCAATGGTACAGGTAAACTATTTGCTAGTGGACAGGTACAGGCTAATTTTCCCTATCTACATATACATGGACTGTTAGGTAGTACTCCTGCGCTCCTGCATCCCAACCCCGAAAAGATCATGATTATCGGTCTAGGATCGGGAGGAACTCCCCACACCGTCGGCGTTAATCCCTTAACCAAGAAAATCAAAATTATCGAGCTACTGGGAGCAGAATTACCCGTATTACAGCAATATGCTCAAAGACCAGCAGGGAAAGCTTTAAAGCATCTATTTCAAGACCCTAGATACGAAATTATCGTGGGAGATGGACGCAGAGAACTAACTATGAGCCAGGAAAAATTCGACATTATTGAGGCGGATGCCATTCAACCTTGGCGATCGCGTGCAGGAATGCTCTATTCTCAAGAATTTTTTCAAGAAGTCGAAGCTCATCTCAAACCTGGAGGCTTCTTTGTACAGTGGGATGTAGGTGCAGGGGCGCAACAAACTATGCAAAGTGTCTTTCCCTATGTTGTCAAAGTCGGGATGGCGGGAAACTTATGGATTTTAATTGGTAGTGATACTCCTGTTGCTTTTGATAAAAACCTGTTGTTGCAGAGATTAGCACAACCTCAAGTGATCGGCTTCTTAAAACAGGCACAAATCGATCCGGTGAAAGTTAGACAGGATGTTCGTCAAGCTTATGTGCGTCAGTTTGCACCCCAAGAAAATAAACCTCAGCCTTATAATACTGACTTGTTCCCCCGTGGAGAATATTATCTTAATCGATAG
- a CDS encoding nucleotidyltransferase domain-containing protein gives MPREGLLQTTTELEKRRSQALDTAELCMQVLKNLGASEVFICGSLAGETPWHWHSDLDLAILGLSQAQVWNAHTAIENLVPPWLEVDLIPLEFVPDHLRDRILSRVSMVNNKYSALKLRIDDEMNSLAITVNTLSELLRQQETIPEIALLPALASYVADFYNGCERISERVAVYLDGGIPQVQDWHLELLKLMAEPGGSDRPSLWTGALLLELSEYRKFRHLTRHIYKVELDSDRVIALGQEVEVVFDKIKTAVNNFTQWLDEKGGEVDNSE, from the coding sequence ATGCCAAGGGAAGGTTTATTACAAACAACTACAGAGCTAGAAAAACGGCGATCGCAAGCTTTGGATACAGCCGAATTGTGTATGCAGGTGCTGAAAAATTTAGGGGCATCTGAGGTGTTTATCTGTGGTTCTTTAGCTGGGGAAACTCCTTGGCATTGGCATTCTGATTTGGATTTGGCAATATTAGGCTTAAGTCAAGCTCAAGTCTGGAATGCCCATACAGCCATAGAGAATCTTGTTCCTCCCTGGTTAGAGGTGGATTTAATTCCTTTGGAGTTTGTCCCAGATCATTTGCGAGATCGCATTTTGAGTAGAGTATCTATGGTTAACAATAAATATTCGGCTTTAAAGTTACGCATTGATGATGAGATGAATTCTTTGGCAATTACCGTCAATACTCTAAGTGAGCTATTAAGACAACAGGAAACAATTCCCGAAATTGCATTGCTTCCTGCTTTAGCAAGCTATGTTGCTGATTTTTACAATGGTTGTGAACGCATTAGTGAAAGAGTTGCTGTGTATTTGGACGGGGGCATTCCTCAAGTTCAGGATTGGCACCTAGAGCTTTTGAAGTTAATGGCTGAACCTGGAGGAAGCGATCGCCCTTCTTTATGGACTGGTGCATTGCTTTTGGAGTTGAGTGAATATCGTAAGTTTCGGCATTTGACCAGGCATATTTATAAAGTTGAATTAGATAGCGATCGGGTAATTGCTTTGGGTCAAGAAGTAGAAGTAGTGTTTGACAAGATTAAAACGGCAGTAAATAATTTTACTCAGTGGTTAGATGAAAAAGGTGGTGAGGTTGATAACTCTGAGTGA
- the clpP gene encoding ATP-dependent Clp endopeptidase proteolytic subunit ClpP — MIPTVIESSGRGDRAFDIYSRLLRERIVFLGQQVTDEIANLVVAQLLFLEAEDPDKDIYLYINSPGGSVSAGMGMFDTMNQIRPDVCTICIGLAASMGAFLLSAGEKGKRMSLPNSRIMIHQPLGGAQGQATDIEIQAKEILYLKQKLNGHLADHTGQPLSKIEEDTERDFFMSAEECKEYGLIDQVIARRPSATNPPEPIG; from the coding sequence ATGATACCTACCGTAATTGAAAGTTCAGGTCGCGGCGATCGCGCCTTTGATATTTACTCTCGTCTCCTACGAGAAAGAATTGTCTTTTTGGGACAGCAAGTTACCGATGAAATTGCCAACCTAGTAGTCGCTCAACTGCTCTTTTTAGAAGCAGAAGACCCCGATAAAGACATTTATCTCTACATCAACTCTCCTGGTGGTTCAGTATCGGCTGGGATGGGGATGTTTGACACCATGAATCAGATTCGTCCTGATGTCTGTACGATCTGTATTGGTTTGGCTGCCAGTATGGGTGCTTTTTTACTCAGTGCTGGAGAGAAAGGTAAGCGGATGAGTTTACCTAATTCGCGGATTATGATTCACCAACCTCTTGGTGGCGCACAGGGACAGGCAACGGATATTGAAATTCAAGCCAAAGAAATTTTATATCTCAAGCAGAAACTTAATGGACATTTGGCAGATCATACGGGTCAGCCTTTATCTAAAATTGAAGAGGATACTGAGCGGGATTTCTTTATGTCTGCTGAAGAATGCAAAGAATATGGTCTGATCGATCAGGTAATTGCTCGTCGTCCTTCTGCCACTAATCCCCCTGAACCTATAGGTTAG
- the htpG gene encoding molecular chaperone HtpG — protein sequence MAVLEKGNISIHTENIFPIIKKSLYTDHEIFLRELISNSVDAISKLKMASLAGETQAEIGEPKVKLTVDKSKKTLSVSDNGIGMTVDEIKKYINQVAFSSAEDFIKKYEKDANELIGHFGLGFYSAFMVAEKVEIDTLSYQEGATAVHWSCDGSPEFELTESDRTTVGTTITLTLLDDEVEYAEPQRVRQLVKTYCDFMPVKIVLDNEQINKQDALWKKSPRDLTDDDYLEFYRYLYPFQEDPLLWVHLNTDYPFLLNGILYFPKLKPDVDFSKGQIQLYCNQVFVSKHCEAIIPEFLMPLQGVIDSPDIPLNVSRSALTNDRTVRRIADFITKKIGSRLKSLYDEDRSKYISSWSDVGTFVKYGAIRDEKFKKQVEDLIIYRTTYQPETAPVAEAPKVEVQTAGDDAWSNVDNQQNNAASEPYTTLQEYLARNKDKRENQVYYCSDPSTQNTFVELYKNQGLEVLFLDSFIDANYFIPFLEREYSEVKFARVDSELDDTLVEDDKAQEIVDPTTNKTRSEILKELFEKALNKPRVNIKTQAIKSDNPQDTPPAMVLLPEAMRRMQEMAALMQEKTMAFPEDHVLMINTAHPLIQNLLDLNKGTIIQSGDNSNSMVNLMCNYIYDLALMSQKAFDAEGMKAFIERSNQVLTNLTNK from the coding sequence ATGGCTGTACTTGAAAAAGGCAACATTTCGATTCATACCGAGAATATTTTCCCCATTATTAAGAAGTCTCTCTATACAGATCACGAAATCTTTTTACGGGAATTAATCTCTAATTCGGTTGATGCTATCTCGAAACTAAAAATGGCATCTCTTGCTGGCGAAACGCAGGCAGAAATTGGCGAGCCTAAAGTTAAGCTTACTGTAGATAAAAGCAAAAAGACTCTTTCCGTCTCTGATAATGGTATTGGCATGACGGTTGATGAAATTAAAAAATATATCAATCAGGTTGCTTTCTCTAGTGCGGAAGATTTTATTAAAAAGTATGAAAAAGATGCCAACGAGTTAATCGGTCACTTCGGTTTAGGTTTTTATTCTGCCTTTATGGTGGCAGAGAAAGTAGAGATCGACACTCTTTCCTATCAAGAAGGAGCAACTGCGGTACACTGGTCTTGTGATGGCTCACCAGAGTTTGAATTAACCGAAAGCGATCGCACTACTGTCGGTACAACTATTACTCTTACCCTACTCGACGATGAAGTAGAATACGCCGAACCCCAAAGAGTCAGACAGTTAGTTAAAACCTACTGTGACTTTATGCCTGTCAAGATTGTTCTGGATAACGAGCAGATCAATAAGCAAGACGCACTCTGGAAAAAATCCCCCCGCGATTTAACTGACGATGATTATCTAGAGTTTTATCGTTATCTCTATCCCTTCCAGGAAGATCCTTTACTCTGGGTGCATCTGAATACTGATTATCCTTTCTTGCTTAACGGTATTCTCTACTTCCCTAAACTCAAGCCAGACGTAGATTTTTCTAAGGGACAAATTCAGCTTTACTGTAATCAGGTATTTGTTAGTAAGCACTGTGAAGCGATTATTCCCGAATTTTTGATGCCTTTACAGGGAGTAATTGATAGTCCTGATATTCCTCTCAACGTCTCTCGGAGTGCCTTAACTAACGATCGCACTGTACGTCGTATTGCCGATTTTATCACTAAAAAGATTGGTAGTCGTCTCAAGTCTCTTTATGACGAGGATCGCAGTAAATATATCAGTTCTTGGTCGGATGTGGGTACTTTTGTTAAATATGGTGCCATTAGAGATGAGAAGTTTAAAAAGCAGGTAGAAGATCTCATTATCTATCGCACTACCTATCAGCCTGAGACAGCGCCAGTAGCAGAAGCACCCAAGGTAGAAGTGCAAACTGCGGGGGATGATGCATGGTCTAATGTTGATAACCAGCAAAATAATGCAGCAAGCGAACCCTATACTACCCTGCAAGAGTATTTAGCCAGAAACAAAGATAAACGGGAAAACCAGGTTTACTACTGTAGCGATCCTAGTACTCAGAATACTTTTGTTGAACTATACAAGAATCAAGGATTAGAAGTTTTATTCCTCGACTCTTTTATCGATGCGAATTACTTTATTCCATTTTTGGAAAGAGAATATTCTGAAGTGAAATTTGCGCGGGTTGATTCTGAACTAGACGATACTTTAGTCGAAGACGATAAAGCGCAAGAAATTGTTGACCCCACAACTAATAAAACTCGCAGTGAAATACTGAAAGAGCTATTTGAAAAGGCGCTCAATAAACCCAGAGTTAATATCAAAACTCAAGCTATTAAATCTGACAATCCTCAAGATACTCCTCCCGCGATGGTATTACTACCTGAAGCTATGAGAAGAATGCAGGAAATGGCAGCCTTGATGCAAGAAAAAACCATGGCATTCCCTGAAGATCATGTGCTGATGATTAATACAGCTCATCCTTTGATTCAAAACCTCTTAGATTTAAACAAAGGTACGATTATCCAAAGTGGTGATAATTCTAACTCGATGGTTAATTTAATGTGCAACTATATCTATGACCTAGCGTTAATGTCCCAAAAAGCCTTTGATGCTGAAGGAATGAAAGCATTTATCGAACGTTCTAATCAGGTATTGACTAACTTAACTAATAAGTAA
- a CDS encoding diguanylate cyclase — translation MFYEMQFKVGKVAQLKAASLSSSSSLTIDNLRESTIIFDAHNNCLFLNQAAEQIFRDRSNISLLADWIRDRVKAGLSQPIVCKLQKLPLKLAAPDESKLQVAVILQQQKVSDTFWQELNQHKSLAIREPKIRPKRLNKDDILPLKSPQQTISYDRLTGLPSHDLLLQHIEQEISFCNSKPDYNFAVLFVDVNRFKVINSSLGRIIGDRLLVAIAQRLQTCLRAHDFIARMGNDEFVILLSNIEHLNYATNVADRIYRELSVTFNLGGYEVFIEANIGIAVGDRQYDQPENLLRDAELALSNAKRQNRLPYEIFSQSMRGEALTLLQLENDLRNAIKREEFILHYQPIISLITNKIKGFEVLVRWQHPDKGLVSPGDFIPLAEQTGLIIPLGFWVLKEACLQMYNWQQQFDSLMDWKVSVNISSKQLALPNFIDQVEQILAETKLDPNNLKLEITESSLVEDTQQTIAILKQLKSSGIEFSLDDFGTGYSSLSYLHQFPFDTLKIDRSFVNSIGDNIEKLGIVRAIITLARNLGMDTIAEGIETVNQLTRLKALKCEYGQGYYLSKPLDKAILENLIAADLAKPLKVESASYRSLMDDELAREQLLFQIEQLRHELNELKSEKIDLEIVLENATEHADLVESQLHNEICDRQKAQAALSQANRELEQLSVLDGLTQVANRRRFNDYLIQKWQELSPSASYLSLILCDIDYFKLYNDTYGHPVGDYCLQQVALAIECVMESIPGLVARYGGEEFGIILPNIDPPQALKIAEKIAVNVKNLHVTHQESVVSKYVTISLGVHSLIPSAESTPELLIALADKGLYQAKAEGRNKACLYMGETE, via the coding sequence ATGTTTTACGAAATGCAGTTCAAAGTAGGAAAAGTAGCTCAATTAAAAGCAGCTAGTTTATCCTCAAGTTCAAGCCTCACAATCGACAATTTACGCGAGTCAACAATTATTTTTGACGCTCACAATAACTGTTTGTTTTTAAATCAAGCAGCAGAACAAATATTTAGAGACCGCTCTAATATTTCTTTACTGGCGGATTGGATTCGAGATCGAGTTAAGGCTGGATTATCTCAACCAATTGTCTGTAAGCTCCAGAAGTTACCTTTGAAACTAGCTGCTCCTGATGAATCAAAATTACAAGTAGCCGTTATTCTGCAACAGCAAAAGGTATCCGATACATTTTGGCAAGAATTAAATCAGCATAAATCTTTAGCTATTCGTGAACCCAAAATTAGACCTAAGCGTCTGAATAAAGATGATATTTTGCCTTTAAAATCTCCTCAACAAACTATTAGCTACGATCGCTTAACTGGGCTACCTAGTCATGATTTATTGTTGCAACATATTGAACAAGAAATTAGCTTTTGTAATAGTAAGCCAGATTATAATTTTGCGGTATTATTTGTCGATGTTAATCGCTTTAAAGTAATTAATAGTAGCTTAGGTAGAATTATTGGCGATCGCCTATTGGTTGCGATCGCTCAACGGCTACAGACTTGTTTGCGAGCGCACGATTTTATTGCTCGGATGGGTAATGATGAATTTGTGATTCTCTTAAGTAATATTGAACATTTAAACTATGCTACCAATGTTGCCGACAGGATATATCGCGAGCTATCAGTAACTTTTAATCTGGGAGGATACGAGGTTTTTATTGAGGCTAATATTGGGATTGCCGTAGGCGATCGCCAATACGATCAACCAGAAAACTTACTTCGTGATGCAGAGTTAGCACTATCTAATGCTAAAAGACAAAATAGACTGCCTTATGAAATTTTTAGTCAGTCAATGCGAGGGGAAGCTCTAACTTTATTACAGCTTGAAAATGATCTCAGAAATGCGATCAAAAGAGAAGAGTTTATTCTTCACTACCAACCAATTATTTCTTTAATTACTAATAAGATTAAAGGTTTTGAAGTGTTAGTTCGTTGGCAACATCCCGATAAAGGTTTAGTTTCTCCTGGAGATTTTATTCCTTTAGCAGAGCAAACTGGATTGATTATTCCTTTGGGGTTTTGGGTCTTAAAAGAAGCCTGTTTACAAATGTATAATTGGCAACAGCAGTTTGATAGTTTAATGGACTGGAAAGTTAGTGTTAATATTTCGAGTAAACAGTTAGCATTACCTAACTTTATCGATCAAGTAGAACAAATTTTAGCAGAAACTAAGTTAGATCCAAATAACTTAAAATTAGAGATAACTGAAAGCTCTTTAGTTGAAGATACACAGCAAACTATTGCAATCCTCAAACAACTTAAATCTTCAGGAATTGAATTTTCTTTAGATGATTTTGGCACAGGTTATTCGTCATTAAGCTATTTACATCAATTTCCTTTTGACACCCTCAAAATCGATCGCTCTTTTGTTAATAGTATTGGTGATAATATTGAAAAATTAGGTATTGTTAGAGCAATTATTACCCTCGCGCGTAATTTAGGGATGGATACCATTGCTGAAGGAATTGAAACTGTTAATCAACTAACTAGATTAAAGGCGCTTAAATGTGAATATGGTCAGGGGTATTATCTATCAAAACCTTTAGATAAAGCAATTTTAGAAAATTTAATTGCAGCCGATTTAGCTAAACCACTAAAAGTTGAATCGGCTAGTTATCGCTCTTTAATGGACGACGAATTAGCCAGGGAACAATTATTATTTCAAATTGAACAGCTACGCCATGAATTAAATGAACTGAAGTCAGAAAAAATCGATCTGGAAATTGTGTTGGAAAATGCCACTGAACATGCTGATTTAGTCGAATCTCAACTCCATAATGAAATTTGCGATCGCCAAAAAGCGCAGGCGGCTCTCAGCCAAGCTAACCGCGAATTAGAACAGCTTAGTGTTCTTGATGGTTTAACCCAGGTAGCTAATCGTCGTCGGTTTAACGATTATTTAATTCAAAAGTGGCAAGAGCTTTCCCCGTCAGCAAGTTATCTCTCTTTAATCCTCTGCGATATCGACTACTTCAAGCTTTATAACGATACTTATGGTCATCCTGTCGGCGACTACTGTTTACAGCAGGTAGCTCTAGCAATTGAATGCGTCATGGAATCAATTCCTGGTTTAGTCGCTCGTTATGGCGGAGAAGAATTTGGCATTATTTTACCGAACATCGATCCACCACAAGCATTAAAAATTGCCGAAAAAATTGCGGTTAATGTTAAAAATCTTCACGTCACCCACCAAGAATCCGTAGTGAGCAAATATGTCACTATTAGTTTAGGAGTCCATAGCCTAATTCCTTCTGCTGAATCAACTCCTGAATTACTGATTGCTTTGGCAGACAAAGGACTATATCAAGCAAAAGCCGAAGGTAGAAATAAAGCTTGTTTATATATGGGGGAAACGGAGTAA
- a CDS encoding SpoIIE family protein phosphatase codes for MFTDSNSPLSQLFQLRQELGIPINAIIGYSEMIIEEIAEINQDVTYLPELEQIRACGVELLASVNIFFDPTRLTKDWQDLQQIISNPQLQTQLAKPTQVVIDRSQQLISLVDKNFLLEVRQINRAANQLLQEIPRLIEVTISDREILEDTALALSTNVLANRFPSDKYQLSQARGYTVLVVDDSAINREILADQVKAEGYQTATAKDGKQAIQMIQTGSFDLILLDIIMPEIDGYQVLKWIRHSPWKHIPTIMISALEQTDSVVKCIEMGAEDYLTKPFNSTLLKARLGACLEQKRLRDLESIYMRQLAQANQKISQFNNCLQVENTRLSSELEVTQRLQQMLLPKEKELHQIEALEIAGFSEAAAEIGGDYYDVVQHQGRIIIGIGDVSGHGLESGVLMLMVQTAIRTLIENNETDPKRLFEVLNRTIYKNVQRLNSDKNISLSLVDYYEGILSISGQHEEILLVRQGEIERIDTVDLGFPLGLAESIEDFVFETKIPLAQSEVAVLYTDGITEAENSQGSHYGLNQLCAVVQQNWQRSAQDIRQAVIQDLRSHIGIEQVYDDITLVVLKRK; via the coding sequence ATGTTTACCGATAGTAACTCACCGTTATCTCAACTATTTCAGCTGCGTCAAGAATTAGGCATACCGATCAATGCAATCATCGGCTATAGCGAAATGATCATTGAAGAAATTGCCGAGATTAATCAAGATGTAACATATCTTCCAGAACTAGAGCAAATTAGAGCCTGTGGCGTGGAGTTATTAGCTTCAGTCAACATTTTCTTCGATCCGACCAGATTAACCAAAGATTGGCAAGATCTACAGCAAATCATTAGCAATCCTCAATTACAAACTCAGTTGGCGAAACCAACCCAAGTGGTCATAGATCGCAGTCAGCAATTAATTTCATTGGTAGACAAAAATTTTCTGCTTGAGGTAAGGCAGATTAATCGTGCAGCTAACCAGCTATTACAGGAGATTCCAAGATTAATTGAGGTTACCATTTCAGACAGAGAAATTCTAGAGGATACTGCTCTAGCTCTTAGTACTAACGTTCTGGCAAACAGATTTCCCTCAGATAAATATCAACTATCACAAGCCAGAGGCTACACGGTTTTGGTGGTGGACGATAGTGCCATTAATCGAGAAATTTTAGCCGATCAGGTGAAGGCGGAAGGTTATCAGACTGCAACAGCAAAAGATGGCAAGCAAGCTATACAGATGATTCAAACAGGGTCTTTTGATTTAATTCTGCTGGATATTATCATGCCTGAAATCGATGGTTATCAGGTTTTAAAATGGATTCGTCATAGTCCTTGGAAACATATTCCAACTATTATGATTTCGGCGCTAGAGCAAACGGATAGCGTTGTTAAATGTATTGAAATGGGAGCAGAAGATTATCTCACCAAACCTTTTAACTCCACATTATTAAAAGCTAGATTAGGAGCCTGTTTAGAACAAAAAAGATTGCGAGATTTAGAATCAATCTACATGAGGCAATTAGCCCAAGCTAACCAAAAAATCAGTCAGTTCAATAATTGTTTGCAGGTTGAAAATACTCGTCTTAGTAGCGAATTAGAAGTAACTCAAAGACTACAACAAATGTTGTTACCTAAAGAAAAAGAGCTGCATCAAATAGAGGCTTTAGAAATTGCTGGCTTTAGCGAGGCTGCTGCTGAAATTGGCGGAGACTACTATGATGTAGTGCAACATCAGGGACGAATTATTATTGGCATTGGTGATGTTTCAGGACATGGATTAGAAAGTGGTGTTTTGATGCTGATGGTACAGACAGCAATTCGTACTCTAATTGAGAATAACGAAACTGATCCCAAGCGTCTATTTGAGGTACTCAACCGCACAATTTATAAAAATGTTCAGCGTTTAAACTCTGATAAAAATATCTCATTGTCTCTAGTCGATTACTACGAAGGCATTTTGAGTATTAGTGGTCAACACGAAGAAATTTTGCTGGTACGACAAGGCGAAATCGAGAGAATCGATACGGTGGATTTAGGATTTCCCCTGGGTTTAGCAGAAAGCATTGAAGATTTTGTGTTTGAAACTAAAATCCCCTTAGCTCAGTCCGAAGTAGCCGTACTATATACCGATGGTATTACAGAGGCAGAAAACTCTCAAGGAAGCCATTATGGTTTAAACCAATTATGTGCTGTAGTGCAGCAAAATTGGCAGCGATCAGCCCAAGATATCCGTCAGGCGGTTATTCAAGACTTGCGATCGCATATTGGAATTGAGCAGGTTTATGACGATATTACCTTAGTGGTCTTGAAACGAAAATAA
- a CDS encoding ATP-binding protein, which produces MNTNNFAFEQTMGDFRQNLPPSKEYLLLSFSPSSIPLQQRWRNNCLSADFLANYLSTFFLGDDDQQPDTTKQAEVKSAVSYIANELLENGMKYCVKTASFPISIQIHLTPNAIILQLTNSITIKQTKRFQQQINKLLDGNPSEMYLAQLEQNALEENHKFSNLGLLTMLHDYDASIGWHFEPLVNNSTAISVTTMVQLLI; this is translated from the coding sequence ATGAATACCAACAACTTTGCTTTTGAGCAAACCATGGGGGACTTTCGGCAAAATTTGCCTCCTAGTAAAGAATATTTGCTCCTCAGTTTTTCCCCTAGTTCGATTCCCCTGCAACAACGATGGCGCAATAACTGTCTGTCGGCGGATTTTCTAGCCAATTACCTCAGTACTTTTTTTCTGGGTGACGACGATCAACAGCCAGATACCACCAAGCAAGCAGAGGTTAAAAGTGCGGTAAGCTATATTGCCAATGAACTGTTAGAAAATGGCATGAAATACTGCGTTAAAACAGCCTCTTTTCCCATTAGCATTCAAATCCATCTAACTCCTAACGCGATTATCTTACAGCTAACGAATAGCATTACCATCAAACAAACCAAGCGCTTTCAACAACAGATTAACAAATTACTGGATGGTAATCCCAGTGAAATGTATTTGGCACAACTAGAGCAGAACGCCCTTGAAGAAAACCATAAATTCTCAAATTTGGGCTTACTAACTATGCTACACGACTACGATGCTAGCATTGGCTGGCATTTTGAGCCATTGGTTAATAATTCTACTGCAATAAGTGTGACGACAATGGTACAGCTATTAATTTGA
- a CDS encoding STAS domain-containing protein, translating to MEIRSKNYSVIYDQTSHQITFDGSLRLNGSGEYASISDLLNQVAQQEPEKIVLDLTQLNFLNSSGISILSRFVINVRKRQNIQMIVIGAQKNPWQSKSLKNLQRLMPSLQLELE from the coding sequence ATGGAGATTAGAAGCAAAAACTACAGCGTCATCTACGATCAAACATCCCATCAGATTACTTTTGACGGTTCTCTGCGACTTAACGGGAGTGGCGAATACGCTTCAATTTCCGATCTACTGAATCAAGTTGCTCAACAAGAACCTGAAAAAATCGTCTTAGACCTAACTCAACTCAATTTTCTCAATAGTTCAGGAATCAGCATTTTATCCAGATTCGTCATTAATGTACGTAAACGCCAAAATATTCAAATGATTGTGATCGGCGCTCAAAAGAATCCTTGGCAGAGTAAATCCCTCAAGAATTTACAACGATTAATGCCTTCATTACAATTGGAATTGGAATAA